The Colius striatus isolate bColStr4 chromosome 25, bColStr4.1.hap1, whole genome shotgun sequence region cactgtcaaccaacacttccaagtctctctctgcctggcagctttccagccactcctccaaaagcctgtagcactgctgggggctgttgtggcccaagtgcaggacctggtacttgcccttattgaaactcatggaactgaccttggcccagccatccagcctgtctagatctctctgtaaagcttccctaccctccagcagatcaacacttccacccagcctggtgtcatctgcaaactaaCAAAAAACTACTACAGCAAAGTGGACATAACTTTACATTTACACAGGTATTTGCCAGAGCATGCACTTAACCACTCCACAATCCCTGGATGTTAAAGGTTTCGGCTGCAGTCATTTAACAACTGTACTTGGAATGTATCTGCTCTCAACACAAGATGCTTGTCACAAGTCAGAGAGACGCTGTGGGTTGTTCCCCTACACAGGACAAGGGACACTGCTACATTCTGCAGCCCAGACCTCAGCCCCATTCCCAGCCTTGGTGGGACTTGTGCAGTTACTGAGGTGTGTACCTGAGGGTTGGAAAGGTGATGGCTGACAGCGAGCACGATGAGGTCTGTTCCCCCAGCATTAACGATGGCATCTTTCACATCGTCGTTACCTGCAATGGCTCGGATGGCACTCAGCACCTGCTTCACCACATCCTGCATCCAGCAAGGAAAAACAGCTCAGAAAGCTGCAGGGAGAACTCAACAGAAAGCCAAACAGAAGGTTCCCCAGTGACTCCATTCAAACAGTTGCCATTCTCAGTTAGGAAGAGCAACGCTGTTCTTGCTCACACCTCGAGCACACTTTCTTGCTGGACAGAGTAATAAGGAACCCTGTTAGTTTGGCAGAGGTTTTCAAAGAAGCTTAAAGAATCAAATGTCAGTCCTGTGGGACTCAAGCATCTAAATCCTCTTGAATCTCTTCTAGCTAGAACAGTGCAAAACCAGAGGCTCAGCTTTTGTGGGAGCGAGTACAGTTCTGCTCATCAAGCGTGAAGGACAGAGGAACTAACTGAGCAAGGGGCTCAGAACTACTGCATTCTTATTTGACAGAGCACAGGTAACTACAGAGCACCAGTTCTGTACAGAAGGCTGTAAACAGGCAGCAGTGGTTGGGCTTTAACCCTAATTGCACCTAAAATAGTGACTAGTCTAAGGCTGTTCACAAGTAGGATTTCAAACTGAGGAGCATGCTCTGCTGCATTCCCTCCCCCCCAAATCCACTGGAGCTCACTCACTGGATGGTCAATGCAGTCAGCCAGGAGAGTCATCATAAAATTTAAGCCTCCCAAGTCCACAATTTCTTGACAGAATTCATTCCTGACAGAGAGGCGAGAAAGGGTGGCACACAGTTCACTGAGAACACTGGAGTTATCCGGGAACGCTGCAGAGGAGAGATGATGAAAGGAGTAAGTGCAAGCAAGgaggaggggctgcagcatcagggtgctttattttcctttatgaaAAACAATAGAATCCAGAAAGAGTAAATGTCACCTTATAGGTATTAAAGCAGCACAGGTGACATCCTGGTCACCTGTATTCAGACTGAGATGGAATATTTTTCCTGGCAAGAATGCAGCACCTCAGCAGAGATAATGTGCCTGTAAACCTGCACTGGGCTGTAAAATGCTTCTGAGATAgactgaagagtagctctgaTTAACAGCCACCTTGGTACTGCTGATAGCCTCTGGAACAGACATATTATTTTCCCTGTCTCAGGGCATATTGTATCAAAAGAATTAAACATCTTTTTAGTGGAATCGTCTCTGGGGAGCTTCAAGTTATCACAGAATctaaagaatcatagaatcttgagggttagaagggacctcaaaagctcatccagtgcaacccctctgccagagcagcaccacctagagcagggcacacaggaacttgtccagctgggttggaatgtctccagagaaggagattccacagcccatctgggcagcccctgccagggctccctcacctcaacagggaacaagtttgtccttgtgttcctttggaacctcttctgttccagcttgtccccgttgccccttgtcctgtcattggccatcactgagcacagcctggctccagcctcctcacacccacccttgatgaatttgtaacatgaatgaagttacccctcagtctcttctccaagctgcagagtcccagctccctcagcctttcatcacaaggcagatgctccactccatcatctctgtggccctgcactgaaccttctccagcagctccctgtccttgtgcaactgaggggcccacaactggacacaatattccagatgtggtctcaggaaggcagagcagagggggagcagaacctctctgacctactgcccacagcccttctaacccaccccaggatgccattggccttcttgcccacgagggcccgttgctggctcatgctcaacctgctgcccaccacctcagctccctttcccctccactACACTCtacaacaaagcaaacaaagcagaGTTATGCTGACAAAGTTATGACAAAGCAGAGTTTTGAGAAATAAAGCACAAAACAATTCAcagctgggggagggggaggttaATTTCCTTGTACCTTTTGCAGCTTCGATGAGGACTCTTAACCCATCATTCTCCAACACGATCATTTTGGCGTGATCATGAGCGTGACCAAAGGGCACACGGATGTCATCGTCAAACGTCATGATCCTGAGCGCTGAGGAGGCCGTTCGGACAACATCAGCACTGTCTCTGTGCTGGATGATGGCTCCAGTGAGAAGGGGCAGAACTCCTCCTTTCACAAAGTCCTGTCGATTCTGCTCGTGCTTGAGGCAGGCGTGGCGAACGCAGCGGATCCCGGCCAGCGTCACCTCCGCGTCCTCCCGGTACTCTGACAGAGTTTGTAGCAGTAGATCCTGGCCAGCGGAGTCAAGTAGGTCTGGTTGTCCATCCAAGATGGCAGAGAGAGTATAAAAGGCTTTCAGCATTAAATTTCTGTCTCCTGAAGCCAACTGGCAGGCTGAGAATACAACAGAATAGGCACCGTTCTGCCCGGCCAGGTAGCGGAAAGCCAGCTGTTCTTTGCACTGCTCAGTGAAGATCACCAGCTGCTCGGCCATCTCAGCAAGATCTGAGGCTGCAACTGCTCTCCCAAGGGAATCTAAAGTCTACAGAAGAGAACAAGAGTTATTTTTTGATCTAAACTTTGAAGGAGCAActggccacaagggcacgttgctggctcatgctcatcctgctgcccaccaacaCCCCCAGCTGCCTTTCCCCTACACTCCTCTCTaccagttcattccccagcctgtactggtccatggggttgttctttcccaggtCCAAGAGTCTACACTTGCCctggttgaatttcattagatatCTCCCCACTCAACCctccagcttgtccaggtctggttggatggcagcacagctctggggtgtcagccactgctcccagttcagtatcagcagcaaactcactgacagtgcctctgttccctcagcaaggtcactAATGAAGAGATTGAACactactggtcccagcactgagccctgagggactgcactagatacaggcctccaactagaccctgccccactgatccccactctctgccttcttcccttcaaccagttcacaatccacctcactccCTGATCATtcagcccacactgtctcagttttgctgccaggatgctgtgggagacagtgtcaaatgcttgaACTATTGTCTAACTCTGATTCTTAGAAGACAACAGAAATGTGAGCTCTTACCAGCAAAATTTCATGCTTCTGCTTTTGCCCATTTTCAGAGGCAGGCTGTCGCACAGCTTTCACAATATTGCTCAGGTCTACACctaaaaggaaaaccaaacccaagacTGAGATTAGTTACACAAGTTCAGGTAAAATTTGTCAGTTGAACCACAGCAAACAAAGAAGAACTTATTGTGGAAAGGATCAATGCACAAAGATGCTAAAATATTGCTAAAGTTCTAACTGTGATGGTCAAATATAGCCTGGAACAAAGCATCCATTCTAGCTAAATGTCAAAtgagataaaaaggaaaagagtttCAGTCAAAGCAGTTTTTCAGTCATAAATACTCCATGAAACTAGCTTAGCATTAATAGTGTCTATGTTCCACTTCACAAAGGCTTCTTTCCAATACTGGATGATCCATCTCTGCATgtggtgaacctgcttctgcaaggggggtggactagatgatctctaaaggtcccttccaaccctaccattctgtgattctgtgtaggTCCCCTTAAATTTAAGAGAAACATCATTGCTTAAAATCAATTTCCAAAGTTTGTATCACTCTGTAATAACCTAAACCACAAAAGCAGATGGATTTACAATACCTTGGGACTCAAACTGCTGCACAGCTTCTCTCACAGCCTCTTCAGGATCCATTTCAAACTCTATAATGTTTTCTTGCACTGCATCATCAAATGTTTCCTGGGCAATCTGTTTCGACCCCATTTTACTCGAATGGGATAAACTGCCTCCTTGTCCTGTTATATAAGACAGTCCCACAACTAGTTTTGGTGTGAAACCTTCTAGTGTTAAGCAGAAACAAAGCAACTGACTTGctcaaaacaaaaagcacagaACTCCAACCCGATAACACACGGTCAAAGGGGAAACCGCATTTTGGAGTTTCTTAAACAGGCAGCAACATACCAATTAAATAGGAACAAAGAGGAATTGCAGAGGCCCCGGCTTTGGATGGGGAAACCGCTGCTTCTCTGCTGCGGATGGGCGTGTGCCCGTGCCACGGCTCCCGCTGTACCCGGCCGCTGCAGGGGCACGGCGGCCAGCCTGCCCGCACGCCCCCGGCAGCTCGCACAGCCCAGAGCCTCCCGGCCTGTGCCTCGGCCTCCGCTGCCGCGGCAGGGCCCAGCTCACCCCCTCACCAGGCCCAGCTCAACCCCCCACCAGGCCCAGCTCATCCCCTCACCAGGCCCAGCTCATCCCCTCACCAGGCCCAGCCCACCCCCTCACCAGGCCCAGCCCACCCCCTCACCAGGCCCAGCTCACCCCCTCACCAGGCCCAGCTCATCCCCTCACCAGGCCCAGCCCACCCCCTCACCAGGCCCAGCTCATCCCCTCACCAGGCCCAGCCCACCCCCTCACCAGGCCCAGCTCATCCCCTCACCAGGCCCAGCTCACCCCCTCACCAGGCCCAGCTCACCCCCTCACCAGGCCCAGCCGGTCAGGTGAATCCCgctcctcagcctttcagcgaGTCCTGCCCCGGTGAGGACCCAGCAACCGGGCGCTGGTGCTGGGAGAGATCCCGGACGCACAACGGCTCTCGGCTCGCCTCACGACCCACCTCGGTCCGCGCCACTCACTGCCGGCCTCCTCCCGCCTGACAAAGGGCACTGGGCTgagcggcgcggcgcggccctcCTCGGCCGCCGTACGCAGCCGCCGACGCGCCTCAGCCCGCAGCGCACATGCGCGGGTGCAAAACCTCACACACCCCCCCGGGGACAAAACCCGTGCGGAGCGAAAAGCAGCCGGGGCCGTGGCCCTGCGCATGCGCCCCGCAGCCTGCCCGCTCCCGCACGCCCTGCGCATGCGCCCTGCAGCCTGCCCGCGCCCTGCAGCCTGCCCGCTCCCTCACGCCCTGCGCATGCGCCCCGCAGTCTGCCTGCTCCCGCACGCCCTGCGCATGCGCGCCGCAGCCTGCCCGCTCCCGCACGCCCTGCGCATGCGGCCCCGCGGGGCAGAAGCGGGAGGCTTCGGGGCCGCCCCTTCCCCGCGCGTTCTCCGTCTGTTTCCCGAGCCGGGGCCGCGCCCTCACCGTTCGTACCGAGCCGCGCCGAGCCGAGGCCGCGCTGCCCCGCAAACAGCCGCCGTGAGGGCGGCAGGGCCCGCACTGCGCatgcgcggcggcggggcgggggggcgggACGAGCGGAGGCCGCTGGGACATCCCCGTGCGGCGGGGACgctgcgggagcggggccggcgcgGGCGGGGCCAGGCGGGGCCGCGCCGTCTCCTTCCTCCGGTGCCCGCGCCGGTGGCTGTGAGGGGAGGGTGGGAAGCGCTGCTCGGCCGCGGCTCCCCCTCACTCTGCGTTTCCCCTCCGGTTGGAGCCGGGGGAGGGAGCTGCGCGCCCCCCTCACGCCGTGCGCACGGGAATCCGTCTGGGCCCAGCCCGGTGAGGGGGCTCCGGGCGTGGGGAAGGTGCCGGTGGCGGTAGGGGCTCGGCAGAGGGAGGACCTTCCTCAGCGGCAGGGCTCCGGGCAGGGACGGCTTTGTGCTGTTTTGCTACAGGATAAAAATGGCCTCTCGGCGGATCACACGGGAGACGTTTGATGCTGTAGTGCAGGACAAAGTTAAAAGGTATCGCATGGACCGCAGCAATGCTATGGAGGAGCCAATGCATCATTTTAAAGGTATTGAAAGCCGGGCATGGTGTGCTGTGAGTGGTACCAGCTGTGTGAGCTTTCTTGCCTTCCATTTATGTATATTTGCCTTGTgcggggttttttttccatgaccGTTTTTATTTGAGATGCTGATGGCTTGGCAGGGCTAACACTTATTGCAACGTGGATTGCAAATTCCAAGCAAAACCTCTTGAATTTCAAACAAAGGATTTCTGTTGAGGCTGCACCAGAGAGTGGGTCCAATTTCAGGGAGGTCTCCAGAGACATCCCTGCAGGATGGAATTCCGTTGGTGTCTGATAAGTTCAATAAACGTAGGAGTGCATTTGAAACCTTTGAGCCTTTGTATTTCATCttatttggggagaaaaagctAAAAGCAAGATATTAATCTGGTGAATGTGTGCAAAACATGATGATGAAATTCTTCTTTATCTTCTAAATTCAGTGTATAAAATGGCAAGAGAAATAACTTGGAACATAGTAACATTCATAGGGAACTGAGAGTAAAATGAGCTCTCTAGTATTCTCTTCAGTTGTATAGGCCCCAAAGAAATAACTTACAGACTTAATTTGTTCCAGTATCCTTTACTTTCTCAATTGAAATACTGGACTTAAGGATTCTTGGATACTTGGCAGGCTATTCTAGTATTTCTCACTTTAATGTCGTCTTAGGTAATTGTGAGTTTGGAGAAAACATCTTCTGTTCAGCTGTGGGATTCTGCCATTCaatgtggaaagaaaaagtggaTGCTTCTCATATTTTTATGTCTTAGGAATCCAAGTAGGAGCACGATGAGCACACAGTTAGCATCTCCCTCGACTGAGAAACTTGTGAGCAAGTAGAAAATTCAGTTTTCAATCAACTTCTATTTCAGCTTCAGGGGGAGGAGAGGTTTGATACACTGTTTTGTGTTCTGGGTTTAGGCACTGTTAAAACAATAGTTGCTTTTTGGTTGTGTaagacaaggggaaacaggtacaagctggagcagaagaggttctaaagaaacacaaggaagaatttgttccctgttgaggtgagggagcactggcaggggctgcccagatgggctgtggagtctccttctctggggacatcccaaATCCagctggatgaattcctgtgtgccctgctctaggtggtgctgctctggcaggggagctgcactggatgagctttgcaggtcccttccaacccttaacactgtgattctgtgataattacCATTTCAGTGTGTGCAAGAAGGCAAGTAGGGACACCCCACAGTTAGATGTGTGTGCTGTTCTTTGATGTGTTGACTCTTCTAAGTGTCTAAATGTCTCTACTACTTATTTTCCTTAATACTACTTGCAGTGCATTGAtgtgttttatgtttttatcaTTCCAGCTCACTCAAGGCCCATCCCAAGACCAAGATATGAAGACAGCTTTCATGATGATGGAAGGTACACTCATGACAACACCCAGCACCATCCCCACGACGACTGGAGCGAAGACCCTCCAGATGACTATCCAGGACCTTCTTATAGATCTACTAGTCCTCTCATAAGAAAAGATAACTATTACCATGAACAGTATGGCCACTCAGCAGCTCATGACCGGGATTTTGGCCGTCCAGCATCCCGTGACAGGGACTATGGGCGCCCAGTTTCACACGACCGGGAGTACGGGCACCCGGCACCTCGCGAGCGGGACTACGGCCGCCCACCCTCCCACGACAGGGACTATGGAGACCTGGCTTCTCATGAGCAAGCTTATGGCCCTCCTGACTCATGGGAATCCAGCAGAGGACATGAACCTGATTTTAGTTCTTCAGATATTTTAGGGGATTTTAGATCCCCTGGGCTCATGGAAGATGAATATGGCAACGTGGAAGAGCAGGAGTATGATGTGGACTTTGGTGTTCAGTCTGACAGCGAGTTCCAGCCCCAGATCCGGAGGGGCACCCTTGGCAGGGGaagagctctgaggggaaagcGTCTGATGAGGGGTGGTATGAAAAGTAAAGTGTTcaataaagaaatcaaaaatCCCCTAAAGAAATGGACCACTAAAAAACTACCCCTGGGCCCTGATCAGAAGCcacctatgcaacctgatcaaaTGCCAGAGGCTGCTGAACGACCCAACCAGAGGCCACTGGCTGTCCAGCACCCTAATCCAAAGTTGCCTCTTAGACCTAATCAGAGGCCAACTCTAACAACCCAGAGACCTATTCTTAGGCTTCCAAAGCCTGCTCATGTATTCAGGAATCTCAGTTTTGACCGTGTGGACAAATCAGACATTTTCTCAACGTTTGGCATAGAAATTATCAAGTGGGCTGGCTTTCATGCAATAAAAAACGATGCAGAGTTCTCTCGGCTCTTTGAAGCTCTCTTTGAGTTAGAAACAGAAACCTGTGCAAAAATGCTTGCTTCATTCAAATGCACCTTTAAACCAGAACACAGAGATTATTGTTTCTTTGCTATCAAGGGTTTACAACACGCTGCTCTGAAAACTCCCAAAGTGGACAATGAGTTTTTAAACATGCTGCTGGAAAAAGGTGCTGTGAAAACCAAGAACTGCTTCTTTGAAATAATCAAACCTTTTGATAAATACATCATGAGGCTGCAAGATCGCCTCCTCAAAGGTGttacaccactgcttatggCCTGCAATGCTTATGAGTTGAGCATTAAGACAAGTGGGTTTGGTAATCCAAGAGAAATGGCCAATGCTTTTGAGACCACTGTTTCTCTTTGTCGTAAGTCTTTAGCACTGCTGGGCCAGACCTTCTCACTAGCGTCTGTTTTCAGGCAAGAGAAAATACTTGAAGCTGTAGGACTCCAGGGAATGGCTCCAGCACCAACACTGTTCCCAAACTTTGATGATTCGACGTTGTTTGGAAGAGAGTACATTGAAAACCTGAAGGCTTGGTTGGAGAAGAGTGGCTATCCCATTCAGATGAAGAGAGCTGAGCCAGAGTGGACAGCAGAGCTTAAAAAACCCTCCCCTGACACTAAAGTTGAAAGTGAGTGAACCATTGTAAGATGCTTTGCAGTATATCATTTCTTTACTTGTCACTAGCATTTTAATCTCAATGGTTTCCTTGGGTCAGGAATTGCTCATTCTGGGAGCCTTATGTGCAAATCCCTAGCAGTAACCAGGCAGGTAGTTAATGCTATCTGTTGTAGCAGTCTCTTTCAGCTTTGTGGATGAGAACATgtctctttcccctttcctgcACATGCTTACACTTTAAATCCAGGATTTTCACCTTGTGTCCTTGGCAGCCTCAGCTGCCCTACCCTCCACAGCTTTGAGGCAGGCCAGGACCCACAGCTGTGACAGGCCACATAAGTATTTGCATGTAAGCAAAGCCAGAAACATTGCTGTTACCTCTTTCATCACATGCAGCCATGTTTCTTTGAAGTTGTTTATATACTACCACCCATAGGAATACTCAATTGCATCAGGCTAATTCAGCCCCATTAAAGCTGTTTTTCCTAACTCAGCCTCAGATACATTCACAGGGAGGTCTTGCAGCACTGACACTGAATGACTACCAGTTTGGAACTCACCCCTTCAGGGTAGTGTTCAAATATACTTATCTGCTCAAAATCCTTCTGCTGCCATAAGTAATTCCCTTTTAAAGGCTGACTTAACTTGCTCAGGATGGCAAAGGATAGGTTTCTTAAACCACAGTGATAAACTGTTCTAAACTGAGTTGAGAAAACAGTTGGAAAGTTTCTGatgtttccttcatttcttctaAGTGCAACCTTCTTTTGTATGAACATGTTGAGGAATTGCAAGTGGCAGTGTGTCAGAAGAACAGAAATGATGACATATTGATACTGTGTTGATGGGAATCAGACAATGactgtttcatttcttcccACAGCTCTACAGCGAGCTGACCAGAAAGTTGTGGAGATAATTGACCAGCTAGTGAACAGCATTGTTTCAGGAACCTTGTCTGCCAAAGAGAGAAATGC contains the following coding sequences:
- the SUGP2 gene encoding SURP and G-patch domain-containing protein 2 isoform X1, whose translation is MASRRITRETFDAVVQDKVKRYRMDRSNAMEEPMHHFKAHSRPIPRPRYEDSFHDDGRYTHDNTQHHPHDDWSEDPPDDYPGPSYRSTSPLIRKDNYYHEQYGHSAAHDRDFGRPASRDRDYGRPVSHDREYGHPAPRERDYGRPPSHDRDYGDLASHEQAYGPPDSWESSRGHEPDFSSSDILGDFRSPGLMEDEYGNVEEQEYDVDFGVQSDSEFQPQIRRGTLGRGRALRGKRLMRGGMKSKVFNKEIKNPLKKWTTKKLPLGPDQKPPMQPDQMPEAAERPNQRPLAVQHPNPKLPLRPNQRPTLTTQRPILRLPKPAHVFRNLSFDRVDKSDIFSTFGIEIIKWAGFHAIKNDAEFSRLFEALFELETETCAKMLASFKCTFKPEHRDYCFFAIKGLQHAALKTPKVDNEFLNMLLEKGAVKTKNCFFEIIKPFDKYIMRLQDRLLKGVTPLLMACNAYELSIKTSGFGNPREMANAFETTVSLCRKSLALLGQTFSLASVFRQEKILEAVGLQGMAPAPTLFPNFDDSTLFGREYIENLKAWLEKSGYPIQMKRAEPEWTAELKKPSPDTKVETLQRADQKVVEIIDQLVNSIVSGTLSAKERNAQKNNPEYWFLSDEDSLEYKYYRLKLSEMQRRTSSGKEADGEGRTLEESATESVRAMLYARKVASIKRRLFKRKRLGIITAHGIRGRKVRRATTGTQTVLSAGTVLKHQGKHLQGSAQSKPSGSETSLCEKNSSLDPTSPSQGATSLDVSLPAEERADSEDLLAPAELFPPLSSQFPDVDAKTMETAEKLAKFVAQVGPEIEQFSIDNSADNPDLWFLQDRNSSAFRFYRMKVYELCPSINFSAVSEAGDAGERAKAEERNLDISEEEEEEEEGEEEDNEEEAEFEEDVSQPLEEMEQAEEGEEDDMSAGRSVENLSEEMISKTGEEISTGEMQLAASSDGAVPNLSTQASTPAPGTPFPRKRISSKSLKVGMIPASKRICLIEEPKVHEPVRIAYDRPRGCPVTKKKKKPKDLEFSHKKLTNRNVGFQMLQKMGWQEGHGLGTRGKGIREPVKVGATSAGEGLGVAGEENKEDAFDVFRQRMIQMYRQKRASK
- the ARMC6 gene encoding armadillo repeat-containing protein 6; the protein is MGSKQIAQETFDDAVQENIIEFEMDPEEAVREAVQQFESQGVDLSNIVKAVRQPASENGQKQKHEILLTLDSLGRAVAASDLAEMAEQLVIFTEQCKEQLAFRYLAGQNGAYSVVFSACQLASGDRNLMLKAFYTLSAILDGQPDLLDSAGQDLLLQTLSEYREDAEVTLAGIRCVRHACLKHEQNRQDFVKGGVLPLLTGAIIQHRDSADVVRTASSALRIMTFDDDIRVPFGHAHDHAKMIVLENDGLRVLIEAAKAFPDNSSVLSELCATLSRLSVRNEFCQEIVDLGGLNFMMTLLADCIDHPDVVKQVLSAIRAIAGNDDVKDAIVNAGGTDLIVLAVSHHLSNPQICEQGCAALCMLALRKPENCHVIMEGGGALAALQAMKAHPREVAVQKQACMLIRNLVSRSRDFSQPILEMGAENLITEARAAHRDCDDVAKAALRDLGCKVELRELWTGQKGSLAQ
- the SUGP2 gene encoding SURP and G-patch domain-containing protein 2 isoform X2, giving the protein MASRRITRETFDAVVQDKVKRYRMDRSNAMEEPMHHFKAHSRPIPRPRYEDSFHDDGRYTHDNTQHHPHDDWSEDPPDDYPGPSYRSTSPLIRKDNYYHEQYGHSAAHDRDFGRPASRDRDYGRPVSHDREYGHPAPRERDYGRPPSHDRDYGDLASHEQAYGPPDSWESSRGHEPDFSSSDILGDFRSPGLMEDEYGNVEEQEYDVDFGVQSDSEFQPQIRRGTLGRGRALRGKRLMRGGMKSKVFNKEIKNPLKKWTTKKLPLGPDQKPPMQPDQMPEAAERPNQRPLAVQHPNPKLPLRPNQRPTLTTQRPILRLPKPAHVFRNLSFDRVDKSDIFSTFGIEIIKWAGFHAIKNDAEFSRLFEALFELETETCAKMLASFKCTFKPEHRDYCFFAIKGLQHAALKTPKVDNEFLNMLLEKGAVKTKNCFFEIIKPFDKYIMRLQDRLLKGVTPLLMACNAYELSIKTSGFGNPREMANAFETTVSLCRKSLALLGQTFSLASVFRQEKILEAVGLQGMAPAPTLFPNFDDSTLFGREYIENLKAWLEKSGYPIQMKRAEPEWTAELKKPSPDTKVETLQRADQKVVEIIDQLVNSIVSGTLSAKERNAQKNNPEYWFLSDEDSLEYKYYRLKLSEMQRRTSSGKEADGEGRTLEESATESVRAMLYARKVASIKRRLFKRKRLGIITAHGIRGRKVRRATTGTQTVLSAGTVLKHQGKHLQGSAQSKPSGSETSLCEKNSSLDPTSPSQGATSLDVSLPAEERADSEDLLAPAELFPPLSSQFPDVDAKTMETAEKLAKFVAQVGPEIEQFSIDNSADNPDLWFLQDRNSSAFRFYRMKVYELCPSINFSAVSEAGDAGERAKAEERNLDISEEEEEEEEGEEEDNEEEAEFEEDVSQPLEEMEQAEEGEEDDMSAGRSVENLSEEMISKTGEEISTGEMQLAASSDGAVPNLSTQASTPAPGTPFPRKRISSKSLKVGMIPASKRICLIEEPKVHEPVRIAYDRPRGCPVTKKKKKPKDLEFSHKKLTNRNVGFQMLQKMGWQEGHGLGTRGKGIREPVKVSRLSSMKTASFSEHFN
- the SUGP2 gene encoding SURP and G-patch domain-containing protein 2 isoform X3; the encoded protein is MASRRITRETFDAVVQDKVKRYRMDRSNAMEEPMHHFKAHSRPIPRPRYEDSFHDDGRYTHDNTQHHPHDDWSEDPPDDYPGPSYRSTSPLIRKDNYYHEQYGHSAAHDRDFGRPASRDRDYGRPVSHDREYGHPAPRERDYGRPPSHDRDYGDLASHEQAYGPPDSWESSRGHEPDFSSSDILGDFRSPGLMEDEYGNVEEQEYDVDFGVQSDSEFQPQIRRGTLGRGRALRGKRLMRGGMKSKVFNKEIKNPLKKWTTKKLPLGPDQKPPMQPDQMPEAAERPNQRPLAVQHPNPKLPLRPNQRPTLTTQRPILRLPKPAHVFRNLSFDRVDKSDIFSTFGIEIIKWAGFHAIKNDAEFSRLFEALFELETETCAKMLASFKCTFKPEHRDYCFFAIKGLQHAALKTPKVDNEFLNMLLEKGAVKTKNCFFEIIKPFDKYIMRLQDRLLKGVTPLLMACNAYELSIKTSGFGNPREMANAFETTVSLCRKSLALLGQTFSLASVFRQEKILEAVGLQGMAPAPTLFPNFDDSTLFGREYIENLKAWLEKSGYPIQMKRAEPEWTAELKKPSPDTKVETLQRADQKVVEIIDQLVNSIVSGTLSAKERNAQKNNPEYWFLSDEDSLEYKYYRLKLSEMQRRTSSGKEADGEGRTLEESATESVRAMLYARKVASIKRRLFKRKRLGIITAHGIRGRKVRRATTGTQTVLSAGTVLKHQGKHLQGSAQSKPSGSETSLCEKNSSLDPTSPSQGATSLDVSLPAEERADSEDLLAPAELFPPLSSQFPDVDAKTMETAEKLAKFVAQVGPEIEQFSIDNSADNPDLWFLQDRNSSAFRFYRMKVYELCPSINFSAVSEAGDAGERAKAEERNLDISEEEEEEEEGEEEDNEEEAEFEEDVSQPLEEMEQAEEGEEDDMSAGIDSCSWYPISSQTNQQQVSESWYDSCI